One genomic region from Conexibacter woesei DSM 14684 encodes:
- a CDS encoding ABC transporter ATP-binding protein has translation MTEPLLHVEGLRLEIATARGTVVPSDDVSFAVAAGEVVGLVGESGSGKTMTALATMGMTPAACVRTAGRIVFDGRDVAAAGEAELRRLRGGKIGYVAQDATTALNPVLRIGTQIVETLRAHLELDRAAARARAAELLRSVGIPEPEARLKAYPHELSGGMRQRVAIAIAISCEPRLVIADEPTTALDVTVQAQVVDVLVRSARERGAAVLLISHDLGLISAVTDRTLVMYAGRLIEEGTTRRVVHAPRHPYTQALLTATPRIRGAKAARLPAIPGRPPDLAAVPAGCRFAPRCAFVQERCRAEEPRLRHDAPACWFPRPAPAGGGAASERTEAGRV, from the coding sequence GTGACCGAGCCGCTTCTGCACGTCGAAGGGCTGCGGCTCGAGATCGCGACCGCGCGCGGGACCGTCGTCCCGAGCGACGACGTCAGCTTCGCCGTCGCGGCGGGCGAGGTCGTCGGCCTCGTCGGCGAGTCGGGCTCGGGCAAGACGATGACCGCGCTCGCGACGATGGGGATGACGCCGGCCGCGTGCGTCCGCACCGCCGGCCGGATCGTCTTCGACGGCCGCGACGTCGCCGCCGCCGGCGAGGCGGAGCTGCGCCGGCTGCGCGGCGGGAAGATCGGCTACGTCGCGCAGGACGCGACGACGGCGCTGAACCCGGTGCTGCGGATTGGGACGCAGATCGTCGAGACGCTGCGCGCCCACCTCGAGCTGGACCGCGCCGCCGCGCGCGCCCGCGCCGCCGAGCTGCTGCGGTCGGTCGGCATCCCCGAGCCCGAGGCGCGGCTGAAGGCATACCCGCACGAGCTGTCGGGCGGCATGCGCCAGCGCGTCGCGATCGCGATCGCGATCTCGTGCGAGCCGCGCCTGGTGATCGCCGACGAGCCGACGACGGCGCTCGACGTCACCGTCCAGGCGCAGGTCGTCGACGTGCTCGTGCGCTCCGCGCGCGAGCGCGGCGCGGCGGTGCTGCTGATCAGCCACGACCTCGGCCTCATCTCCGCGGTCACCGATCGGACGCTCGTGATGTACGCCGGGCGGCTGATCGAGGAGGGCACGACGCGGCGCGTCGTGCACGCGCCGCGCCACCCGTACACGCAGGCCCTGCTGACCGCGACGCCGCGGATTCGCGGCGCGAAGGCCGCGCGCCTGCCCGCGATCCCGGGGCGTCCGCCGGACCTCGCGGCGGTGCCGGCCGGCTGCCGCTTCGCGCCGCGCTGCGCGTTCGTGCAGGAGCGCTGCCGCGCGGAGGAGCCGCGCCTGCGTCACGACGCGCCCGCCTGCTGGTTCCCGCGCCCCGCGCCGGCCGGCGGCGGCGCGGCGTCCGAGCGGACGGAGGCCGGCCGTGTCTGA
- a CDS encoding ABC transporter ATP-binding protein → MSETPLLQADRLVRHFRTPQGKVQAVDGVSLTIARGEAVALVGESGSGKSTLARMLVCLEQPTSGALRFGEHDVTRGRGAGLRAVRRNVSMVFQDPYASLDGHLPIGRSVEEPMIVHRIGTAAERAAKVAELLDAVGLDPEMASRRPTALSGGQRQRVAIARAIALDPELVVLDEPVSALDVSVQAQVLNLLADLRERYGLAYLFVSHDLGVVRHVAERTAVMQLGRIVEEGPTEQLFAEPRHPYTIALLSSAMEIDAEDERIVLDGDPPSPLRPPSGCRFRTRCFRADAVCAEQDPALRGEGDRGVACHHPGPLAARELAGRT, encoded by the coding sequence GTGTCTGAGACACCGCTGCTGCAGGCCGACCGGCTCGTGCGGCACTTCCGCACGCCGCAGGGCAAGGTCCAGGCGGTCGACGGCGTCTCGCTGACGATCGCGCGCGGCGAGGCTGTCGCGCTCGTCGGCGAGTCGGGCTCGGGCAAGTCGACGCTCGCGCGGATGCTCGTCTGCCTGGAGCAGCCGACGAGCGGCGCGCTCCGCTTCGGCGAGCACGACGTCACGCGCGGGCGCGGCGCCGGCCTGCGCGCGGTCCGTCGCAACGTCAGCATGGTCTTCCAGGATCCGTACGCGTCGCTCGACGGTCACCTGCCGATCGGGCGCTCGGTCGAGGAGCCGATGATCGTCCACCGGATCGGCACCGCCGCCGAGCGCGCCGCGAAGGTCGCCGAGCTGCTCGACGCCGTCGGGCTCGACCCCGAGATGGCGAGCCGCCGGCCGACCGCGCTGTCGGGCGGCCAGCGCCAGCGCGTCGCGATCGCCCGCGCGATCGCGCTCGACCCGGAGCTGGTCGTGCTCGACGAGCCGGTCTCGGCACTCGACGTCTCCGTCCAGGCGCAGGTGCTCAACCTGCTGGCGGATCTGCGCGAGCGCTACGGCCTCGCGTACCTGTTCGTCTCGCACGACCTCGGCGTCGTCCGCCACGTCGCCGAGCGGACCGCGGTCATGCAGCTCGGCCGCATCGTCGAGGAGGGGCCGACCGAGCAGTTGTTCGCGGAGCCCCGACACCCGTACACGATCGCGCTGCTGTCGAGCGCGATGGAGATCGACGCCGAGGACGAGCGGATCGTGCTCGACGGCGATCCGCCGAGCCCGCTGCGGCCGCCGTCCGGCTGCCGCTTCCGGACTCGCTGCTTCCGCGCGGACGCCGTCTGCGCGGAGCAGGACCCCGCGCTGCGCGGGGAGGGCGACCGTGGCGTCGCCTGTCATCACCCCGGCCCGCTCGCCGCACGCGAGCTCGCGGGCCGGACCTGA
- a CDS encoding ABC transporter substrate-binding protein translates to MTVGLDSDPASLDPTGDTGYAGSLVTPQIFETLVVADDDGTIGPGLAERWTVSRDGRTYTLTLRKGVRFHDGTPLDARAVVASLRRSAGRASPWAADLAPITAMKATGEDTVVLTLDRPNAPLLSTLADKPGMIASPTAVEQAGRRFGSQPVGTGPFAFDHWTRNQELMLRRNPDYWDAGKPKLDAVVFKPLPDPTQKVTNLVAGQVQTVDYVPPELISRVEGASNLELEQGPGPYNSVVYVPMNAARPPLDDANVRQAVSLAIDRDSIVRNVAFGAGTPARSMLSPTSWGYSDEIPAIPYDPARARTLLGGREVKLELQVPPTYTQAAQVMKQNLAEAGIDVTLRRMDWGQLIDGFYKGDFDMQVQDLLGMQRSDPDGALSSFYAPDGSNNGAGFSDPQITALLDRARSGGDEAQRRPEYVEIQQLAQEQSPYAPVYIPNQVRAWDSKVQGLGLSNDGVLHLTDVTIG, encoded by the coding sequence TTGACGGTCGGCCTCGACTCCGATCCGGCGTCGCTCGACCCGACCGGCGACACCGGCTACGCGGGCTCGCTCGTGACGCCGCAGATCTTCGAGACGCTCGTCGTCGCGGACGACGACGGCACGATCGGCCCGGGCCTCGCCGAGAGATGGACGGTCTCGAGAGACGGCCGGACCTACACGCTGACGCTGCGCAAGGGCGTGAGATTCCACGACGGCACGCCGCTCGACGCGAGAGCGGTGGTCGCGAGCCTCAGACGCAGCGCCGGAAGAGCGTCGCCGTGGGCGGCCGACCTCGCTCCGATCACAGCGATGAAGGCGACCGGCGAGGACACCGTCGTGCTGACGCTCGACAGACCGAACGCGCCGCTGCTGTCGACGCTCGCCGACAAGCCGGGCATGATCGCCTCGCCGACGGCGGTCGAGCAGGCGGGCAGACGGTTCGGGTCGCAGCCGGTCGGAACCGGTCCGTTCGCGTTCGACCACTGGACGCGCAACCAGGAGCTGATGCTGAGACGGAACCCCGACTACTGGGACGCCGGCAAGCCGAAGCTCGACGCCGTCGTCTTCAAGCCGCTGCCGGATCCGACGCAGAAGGTCACCAACCTCGTCGCCGGCCAGGTGCAGACCGTCGACTACGTGCCGCCGGAGCTGATATCTCGCGTCGAGGGCGCGTCGAACCTCGAGCTGGAGCAGGGCCCCGGACCGTACAACTCGGTCGTCTACGTGCCGATGAACGCGGCGCGGCCGCCGCTCGACGACGCGAACGTCCGCCAGGCCGTCTCGCTCGCGATCGACCGCGACTCGATCGTCAGAAACGTCGCCTTCGGAGCCGGCACGCCCGCGCGCTCGATGCTCTCGCCGACCTCGTGGGGCTACAGCGACGAGATTCCGGCGATTCCGTACGACCCTGCCAGAGCGAGAACGCTGCTGGGCGGGAGAGAGGTGAAGCTCGAGCTGCAGGTGCCGCCGACCTACACGCAGGCCGCGCAGGTGATGAAGCAGAACCTGGCCGAGGCCGGGATCGACGTGACGCTGCGGCGGATGGACTGGGGCCAGCTGATCGACGGCTTCTACAAGGGCGACTTCGACATGCAGGTGCAGGACCTGCTCGGGATGCAGCGCTCCGACCCCGACGGCGCGCTCAGCAGCTTCTACGCGCCGGACGGCTCCAACAACGGCGCCGGCTTCTCCGATCCGCAGATCACCGCGCTGCTCGACAGAGCCCGCTCGGGCGGCGACGAGGCGCAGCGCAGACCCGAGTACGTCGAGATCCAGCAGCTCGCGCAGGAGCAGAGCCCGTACGCGCCGGTGTACATCCCCAACCAGGTGCGGGCGTGGGACAGCAAGGTGCAGGGACTCGGCCTCAGCAACGACGGCGTCCTGCACCTGACCGACGTCACGATCGGCTGA
- a CDS encoding ABC transporter permease, translating into MLTFVLRRLGQLLVVVLLASIVLFAALQVVPGDPARRILGTHAPQEQVDAKRAELGLDRPLVEQYLDFAGGVPAGDLGTSLGAGQSVADLVSAGLPITLQLVLLALAIALAAAIPIAIVSAAKPGGWVDNALTAVTIVSTSVPTFVWGLSMVLLFSVTFKLLPSSGYVPFGEDPVGWLKSMTMPAVALALPSIGTLGRVGRAALLESMREPFMHFARSKGLGRWRLYLVHALKHAAVPIVAVAGAEFAYILGDAVVVEWIFALPGTGKLMVDAFAQRDYPIIQGVALVYTVLVVLGGLLADVLQAKLDPRMRLGVRTA; encoded by the coding sequence GTGCTCACCTTCGTCCTGCGCCGGCTCGGACAGCTGCTCGTCGTCGTCCTGCTGGCGTCGATCGTGCTGTTCGCGGCGCTCCAGGTCGTCCCGGGCGATCCGGCTCGCCGGATCCTCGGGACGCACGCACCACAGGAGCAGGTCGACGCCAAGCGCGCCGAGCTGGGGCTCGACCGCCCGCTCGTCGAGCAGTACCTCGACTTCGCGGGCGGCGTGCCGGCCGGTGACCTGGGCACGTCGCTCGGCGCCGGCCAGTCGGTCGCCGACCTCGTGAGCGCGGGTCTGCCGATCACGCTCCAGCTCGTCCTGCTCGCCCTCGCGATCGCGCTGGCCGCGGCGATCCCGATCGCGATCGTCAGCGCCGCGAAACCGGGCGGGTGGGTCGACAACGCGCTCACGGCGGTGACGATCGTCTCGACGTCGGTCCCGACGTTCGTGTGGGGGCTGTCGATGGTGCTGCTGTTCTCGGTGACGTTCAAGCTGCTGCCGTCGTCCGGCTACGTGCCGTTCGGCGAGGACCCGGTCGGCTGGCTGAAGTCGATGACCATGCCGGCCGTCGCGCTCGCGCTGCCGTCGATCGGCACGCTCGGACGGGTCGGGCGCGCCGCGCTGCTGGAAAGCATGCGCGAGCCGTTCATGCACTTCGCGCGCAGCAAGGGGCTCGGCCGCTGGCGGCTCTATCTCGTCCACGCGCTCAAGCACGCCGCGGTCCCGATCGTGGCGGTCGCCGGTGCGGAGTTCGCCTACATCCTCGGCGACGCGGTGGTGGTCGAGTGGATCTTCGCGCTGCCTGGCACCGGCAAGCTGATGGTCGACGCCTTCGCCCAGCGCGACTACCCGATCATCCAGGGCGTCGCGCTCGTCTACACCGTGCTCGTCGTGCTCGGCGGACTGCTGGCCGACGTGCTGCAGGCGAAGCTCGACCCGCGGATGCGACTGGGGGTGCGGACCGCATGA
- a CDS encoding ABC transporter permease gives MSVVSVPGAAAVPRARRRPWQGLRPLEIGAAVVLSLIVLMAVVGPLIAPYDPTLQRFSDGILQPPLTAGHLLGTDQLARDLLSRLMAGARTSLAIAGGATLMGLVVGVLIGVVAGFRGGIVDTVLMRVMDAMLAFPALVLALVIAASLGPNGRNTAIAIAVVQVPGFARVARSLTLRERERDYVSAARVSGASAARIVRVHVIPNVWGPIAAQAVLALGHAVPSEAALSFLGLGVQPPTPSWGNMIAEGYQYLDKSAWPMLLPAICIVLTVGSISVLADAARRRSQEG, from the coding sequence ATGAGCGTCGTGAGCGTTCCCGGCGCGGCGGCCGTGCCGCGCGCGCGGCGGCGACCGTGGCAGGGGCTGCGACCGCTGGAGATCGGCGCGGCGGTCGTGCTGAGCCTGATCGTGCTGATGGCGGTCGTCGGACCGCTGATCGCGCCGTACGACCCGACGCTGCAGCGGTTCTCCGACGGCATCCTGCAGCCGCCGCTGACCGCCGGCCACCTGCTCGGCACCGACCAGCTCGCGCGGGACCTGCTCTCGCGTCTGATGGCGGGCGCGCGAACGTCGCTGGCGATCGCCGGCGGGGCGACGCTGATGGGTCTGGTCGTGGGCGTTCTGATCGGCGTCGTCGCGGGCTTCCGCGGCGGGATCGTCGACACGGTCCTGATGCGCGTGATGGACGCGATGCTGGCGTTCCCTGCGCTCGTGCTGGCGCTCGTGATCGCGGCCAGCCTCGGCCCCAACGGCCGCAACACGGCGATCGCGATCGCGGTCGTGCAGGTGCCGGGCTTCGCGCGCGTCGCGCGGTCGCTGACGCTGCGCGAGCGCGAGCGCGACTACGTCAGCGCCGCGCGCGTCTCGGGCGCCTCCGCGGCGCGGATCGTGCGCGTCCACGTGATCCCGAACGTGTGGGGACCGATCGCCGCGCAGGCGGTGCTGGCGCTCGGCCACGCGGTGCCGTCCGAGGCGGCGCTCAGCTTCCTCGGCCTCGGCGTGCAGCCGCCGACGCCGTCGTGGGGCAACATGATCGCGGAGGGCTACCAGTACCTCGACAAGTCGGCGTGGCCGATGCTGCTGCCGGCGATCTGCATCGTGCTGACGGTCGGATCGATCAGCGTGCTGGCGGACGCCGCCCGGCGGCGCTCGCAGGAGGGATGA
- a CDS encoding M20 family metallopeptidase: MTTLTAAAAAEVEPTLALLEALVAQRSLEGEEAAIERCLELMHDAVAPLAREVTRPVVDGLPALIARFGDGPVAQRVALSGHVDVVPADGAWASDPFTPARRGAVLAGRGTCDMKGGVAAFAGALRALSAAGLLERCSVELVLTADEEVGSRRGLIPLLEAGAVSATSAICGEPTGLDVYLGNRGLIWAAITVTGRGGHAGQAHALANPIAVASELIAALHAVELPVRDERFDPPAPSLTVTGVEGGPAAEAVNVIPDRVVLGVDRRLLPAEDVDAAVGVLRETVARVVGEPYGHAIELLRTWPAYAIEPQEPIAQACVAAARAAGRPGTLGMDSAANDSSWLDRAGIPTVLLGPGAPEQAHVTDEHVPLADVADAIAIYAHAIAARSSGRDIA, translated from the coding sequence ATGACGACGCTCACTGCTGCCGCGGCCGCCGAGGTCGAGCCGACGCTCGCGCTGCTGGAGGCGCTCGTCGCGCAGCGCTCGCTGGAGGGCGAGGAGGCGGCGATCGAGCGCTGCCTGGAGCTGATGCACGACGCGGTCGCTCCGCTCGCCCGCGAGGTGACGCGGCCGGTGGTCGACGGCCTGCCCGCGTTGATCGCGCGCTTCGGCGACGGTCCCGTCGCGCAGCGGGTCGCGCTGTCGGGCCACGTCGACGTCGTGCCCGCCGACGGCGCGTGGGCGAGCGATCCGTTCACGCCCGCGCGGCGCGGCGCCGTGCTCGCCGGTCGCGGGACGTGCGACATGAAGGGCGGCGTCGCCGCGTTCGCCGGCGCACTGCGCGCGCTGTCGGCGGCGGGGCTGCTGGAACGCTGCTCGGTGGAGCTGGTGCTGACGGCCGACGAGGAGGTCGGCAGCCGGCGGGGCCTGATCCCGCTGCTGGAAGCGGGCGCGGTCAGCGCGACGAGCGCGATCTGCGGCGAGCCGACCGGGCTCGACGTCTACCTCGGCAACCGCGGGCTGATCTGGGCGGCGATCACGGTCACCGGCCGCGGCGGCCACGCCGGGCAGGCGCACGCGCTCGCGAACCCGATCGCGGTCGCGAGCGAGCTGATCGCGGCGCTGCACGCGGTCGAGCTGCCGGTGCGCGACGAGCGCTTCGATCCGCCGGCGCCGAGCCTCACCGTCACCGGCGTCGAGGGCGGGCCGGCCGCCGAGGCCGTCAACGTGATCCCCGATCGCGTGGTCCTGGGCGTCGACCGGCGGCTGCTCCCGGCGGAGGACGTCGACGCCGCGGTCGGCGTGCTGCGCGAGACGGTGGCGCGTGTCGTCGGCGAGCCCTACGGCCATGCGATCGAGCTGCTGCGCACGTGGCCGGCGTACGCGATCGAGCCGCAGGAGCCGATCGCGCAGGCGTGCGTCGCCGCCGCGCGCGCTGCCGGACGCCCGGGCACGCTCGGGATGGACAGCGCCGCGAACGACTCGTCATGGCTGGACCGCGCCGGGATCCCGACCGTCCTGCTGGGCCCCGGCGCGCCGGAGCAGGCGCACGTGACCGACGAGCACGTCCCGCTCGCCGACGTCGCCGACGCGATCGCGATCTACGCCCACGCGATCGCCGCCCGTTCGAGCGGCCGAGATATCGCCTGA
- a CDS encoding PIN domain nuclease encodes MTETTEPPGWLIDKSALVRLGRSPDSELWAGRIERRLVRIATVTLLEVGYSARDAEDLRAGLRQPPVASMPVEYMAPASEDRAVEVLGLLADRGHHRAPSVPDLLIAAIAERAGLALLHQDKAFDLIAEITGQPTERLSGS; translated from the coding sequence GTGACCGAGACGACCGAGCCGCCCGGCTGGCTGATCGACAAGTCCGCGCTGGTCCGGCTCGGGCGCAGTCCGGACAGCGAGCTGTGGGCCGGTCGGATCGAGCGAAGGCTGGTGCGCATCGCCACGGTCACGTTGCTCGAAGTCGGCTACTCGGCACGAGACGCCGAGGATCTTCGCGCGGGGCTGCGCCAGCCGCCCGTCGCGTCGATGCCCGTCGAGTACATGGCGCCCGCGTCTGAGGATCGCGCCGTTGAGGTCCTCGGTCTGCTCGCCGATCGCGGCCATCATCGTGCGCCGTCGGTGCCCGACCTGCTCATCGCGGCGATCGCGGAGCGTGCTGGTCTCGCTCTCCTGCATCAGGACAAGGCCTTCGACCTCATCGCAGAGATCACCGGCCAGCCGACCGAACGGCTCAGCGGCAGCTGA
- a CDS encoding class I SAM-dependent methyltransferase: protein MNMNRIHRRICSSNRWRGFVRTTLVPQALEGTELGDDVLEIGPGPGTTTDVLRTRTTRLTALEFDAALAAALEERMPKSDVTVVRGDGTAMPFEDGRFSSVVCFTMLHHIPTPELQDRLFSEARRVLRPGGVFTGSDSPGKNLAFKLIHINDTMNLVDPKTLKPRLEAAGFHSVEVRPTPRVWWRAVA, encoded by the coding sequence ATGAACATGAATCGCATCCATCGCCGGATCTGCTCCAGCAACCGTTGGCGGGGGTTCGTTCGCACGACGCTCGTGCCGCAGGCGCTGGAGGGGACCGAGTTGGGCGACGACGTGCTGGAGATCGGCCCGGGCCCGGGGACGACGACCGACGTGCTGCGCACGCGCACGACGAGACTGACCGCGTTGGAGTTCGACGCGGCGCTGGCGGCGGCGTTGGAGGAGCGGATGCCGAAGTCCGACGTCACCGTCGTCAGAGGGGACGGGACGGCGATGCCGTTCGAGGACGGCCGCTTCAGCTCGGTTGTCTGCTTCACGATGCTCCACCACATCCCGACGCCCGAGCTGCAGGACCGGCTCTTCTCCGAGGCCAGGCGCGTGCTGCGGCCCGGCGGCGTCTTCACCGGCTCTGACAGCCCGGGCAAGAACCTCGCGTTCAAGCTGATTCACATCAACGACACGATGAACCTCGTCGATCCGAAGACGCTGAAGCCGCGCCTGGAGGCGGCCGGCTTCCACTCGGTCGAGGTCCGTCCCACCCCGCGCGTCTGGTGGCGCGCGGTCGCCTGA
- a CDS encoding IclR family transcriptional regulator, translating into MTRFSTATQLRELPATSGGVRSVTRALSLLRVMATSERSEWSLFELCQATNLPKATAHRLLSTMLDDGFVEHAVTPGYYRLGLEAAIVGHASLERRKPELPVHRVLLGLSTRLRETAGIGVLSGTNAIAIARTHPSSPGRVDFARGAVFPAHMSCGGKVLLAALPHEEVVALYGGRRRLERYTSNTIGTVSELMRELEAVREQGYAIDDEEYVAGVRCLGVPIPSSLGPSRYNVGISAPAVRASLQQLRIASRILETAARELSVWFDAGMRPDLTA; encoded by the coding sequence GTGACGCGCTTCTCGACTGCGACCCAGCTTCGCGAGCTGCCCGCCACCAGCGGCGGGGTGCGCTCGGTGACCCGCGCGCTGTCGCTGCTGCGCGTGATGGCGACGTCCGAGCGGTCGGAGTGGTCGCTGTTCGAGCTGTGCCAGGCGACGAACCTGCCGAAGGCGACCGCCCACCGGCTGCTGAGCACGATGCTGGATGACGGCTTCGTCGAGCACGCGGTGACGCCGGGCTACTACCGGCTCGGGCTGGAGGCGGCGATCGTCGGCCATGCGAGCCTCGAACGGCGCAAGCCGGAGCTGCCGGTGCACAGAGTGCTGCTCGGCCTCTCGACGCGCCTGCGCGAGACCGCGGGGATCGGCGTGCTGTCCGGCACGAACGCGATCGCGATCGCGCGCACGCACCCGTCGAGCCCCGGTCGCGTCGACTTCGCGCGCGGCGCGGTCTTCCCCGCGCACATGTCATGCGGCGGCAAGGTGCTGCTCGCGGCGCTCCCGCACGAGGAGGTCGTCGCGCTGTACGGCGGCCGTCGGCGGCTGGAGCGCTACACGTCGAACACGATCGGCACCGTCTCGGAGCTGATGCGCGAGCTGGAGGCCGTTCGCGAGCAGGGCTACGCGATCGACGACGAGGAGTACGTCGCCGGCGTCCGCTGTCTCGGCGTGCCGATCCCCTCCTCGCTCGGTCCGTCGCGATACAACGTCGGCATCTCGGCGCCGGCGGTGCGCGCGAGCCTGCAGCAGCTGCGGATCGCCTCCCGGATCCTCGAGACGGCGGCCCGCGAGCTGTCGGTCTGGTTCGACGCCGGCATGCGCCCGGACCTCACGGCGTAG
- a CDS encoding branched-chain amino acid ABC transporter permease: MNSPLLRSLPTLIALVALVVLATVVGSTGGPAMDRVVTVALMNLVLVVGLWIFVGNSGVFSFGHVGFAAIGAYAGGLLTIPPEQKPLLIEGIPSVIAELHASAPVAVLAGGLLAALVALVLSFPLMRLNGLAAAMSLFAVLVIVNVVLSNWNQLTNGTGGISGIPATTTTGTALVWAIAAIAIAFVFQQTRWALRLRATREDEPAARAAGIGVLTERSAAFVLSAFVAGVAGALYGQFLGSITPGAFYLSLTFTTMVMLVVGGMRSLSGAVLGAIAMSFAAELLRQFGASVGKPSLRDLGLALIMVAILVIRPQGLLGERELDPRRFRRSERSGAARRWRPGRAGGSPLE; this comes from the coding sequence ATGAACTCTCCGCTGCTGCGCTCGCTGCCGACGCTGATCGCGCTCGTCGCGCTCGTCGTCCTCGCCACCGTCGTCGGCTCGACCGGCGGGCCGGCGATGGACCGCGTCGTGACGGTCGCGCTGATGAACCTCGTGCTCGTCGTCGGGCTGTGGATCTTCGTCGGCAACTCGGGCGTCTTCTCGTTCGGCCACGTCGGCTTCGCCGCGATCGGCGCCTACGCCGGCGGGCTGCTGACGATCCCGCCCGAGCAGAAGCCGCTGCTGATCGAAGGCATCCCTTCCGTCATCGCCGAGCTGCACGCGAGCGCGCCGGTGGCGGTGCTTGCCGGCGGCCTGCTGGCGGCGCTCGTCGCCCTGGTGCTGAGCTTCCCGCTGATGCGCCTCAACGGCCTCGCCGCGGCGATGTCGCTGTTCGCCGTGCTCGTGATCGTCAACGTCGTGCTGAGCAACTGGAACCAGCTGACCAACGGCACTGGCGGGATCTCCGGCATTCCGGCGACGACGACGACCGGGACGGCGTTGGTGTGGGCGATCGCCGCGATCGCGATCGCGTTCGTCTTCCAGCAGACGCGCTGGGCGCTGCGGCTGCGCGCGACGCGCGAGGACGAGCCGGCCGCGCGCGCCGCGGGTATCGGCGTGTTGACGGAGCGCTCGGCGGCGTTCGTGCTGTCGGCGTTCGTCGCCGGCGTCGCCGGCGCGCTCTACGGCCAGTTCCTCGGCTCGATCACGCCGGGCGCGTTCTACCTCTCGCTGACGTTCACGACGATGGTGATGCTCGTCGTCGGCGGGATGCGCAGCCTCTCCGGCGCGGTGCTCGGCGCGATCGCGATGAGCTTCGCGGCGGAGCTGCTGCGGCAGTTCGGCGCGTCGGTCGGCAAGCCAAGCCTGCGCGACCTCGGGCTGGCGCTGATCATGGTCGCGATCCTGGTGATCCGGCCCCAGGGCCTGCTCGGCGAGCGCGAGCTCGATCCGCGCCGCTTCCGCAGGTCGGAACGGTCCGGCGCCGCACGTCGCTGGCGACCTGGTCGCGCCGGTGGTTCACCGTTAGAGTGA
- a CDS encoding branched-chain amino acid ABC transporter permease gives MTELIQNVINALALGSIYALLALGIALMFGIMRLINFAHGELIMAGAYAMVLLQGDLWGPFVIVAAVAIVVGVSLLIERVAFRPVRGAPPETLLVTSFGVSFLLQSLATTIFGSMPRSGSVLPELSGAFTVGQLAVPKLDVAALVTTLVLFAAVALVLRRTPIGMQMRAAAEDVRTARTLGVRVNRVVAVAFAISGVLAGAAAVLLAGQAGSVDPMFGATAVLVAFVATVLGGMGSLVGAVLGAYLIGFLTIGLQAYLPADMRPFRDAFVYGTIILVFVLRPQGLIVPRAMVTRV, from the coding sequence GTGACCGAACTGATCCAGAACGTCATCAACGCGCTCGCGCTCGGCAGCATCTACGCGCTGCTGGCGCTGGGGATCGCGCTGATGTTCGGCATCATGCGGCTGATCAACTTCGCGCACGGCGAGCTGATCATGGCCGGCGCCTACGCGATGGTGCTGCTGCAGGGCGATCTGTGGGGGCCGTTCGTGATCGTCGCCGCGGTCGCGATCGTCGTCGGAGTCTCGCTGCTGATCGAGCGCGTCGCCTTCCGCCCCGTCCGCGGCGCGCCGCCCGAGACGCTGCTCGTCACCTCCTTCGGCGTCAGCTTCCTGCTGCAGAGCCTCGCGACGACGATCTTCGGGTCGATGCCGCGCAGCGGGAGCGTGCTGCCGGAGCTGTCCGGCGCGTTCACCGTCGGCCAGCTCGCGGTGCCGAAGCTCGACGTCGCCGCGCTCGTGACGACGCTCGTGCTGTTCGCCGCCGTCGCGCTGGTCCTGCGCCGCACGCCGATCGGCATGCAGATGCGCGCCGCCGCCGAGGACGTGCGGACCGCCCGCACCCTCGGCGTGCGCGTCAACCGCGTCGTCGCCGTCGCGTTCGCGATCAGCGGCGTGCTGGCCGGCGCCGCGGCGGTGCTGCTGGCCGGACAGGCCGGCTCGGTCGACCCGATGTTCGGCGCGACCGCCGTCCTCGTCGCGTTCGTCGCGACCGTGCTCGGCGGGATGGGCAGCCTCGTCGGCGCCGTCCTCGGCGCCTACCTGATCGGGTTCCTGACGATCGGGCTGCAGGCGTACCTGCCGGCGGACATGCGCCCGTTCCGCGACGCGTTCGTCTACGGCACGATCATCCTCGTCTTCGTCCTGCGCCCGCAGGGCCTCATCGTCCCGCGAGCCATGGTGACCCGCGTATGA